From the Streptomyces syringium genome, one window contains:
- a CDS encoding methyltransferase — protein sequence MEILKLAVSGWFARALAVAARLEIADILDGGSMSSAELAERTETDPDVLHRLLQMLTVPGVLERDGEKFRLSEAYAPLRADHPMTQRHFAILAAELYDDAFGGLMHTVKTGRSGFQEVFGQSLYGYLENHPETAELFDQGMIDLAVPVAQCLLGAHDFSGGKTVVDVGGGSGGLLPGLLAAHPGLRGTVADRASVCARGHEALDRVTDQSVLERITFTPSDFFAEVPAGADRYLLKNVLHDWTYDNCVRILRTVATAMADSADGARLLVVEPLVENDIDGWRAMFQAVACDEGTIGLDEAGMRRALEEAGFTVESVAQLPTGHKVLESSLRAG from the coding sequence ATGGAAATCCTCAAGCTCGCCGTCAGCGGTTGGTTCGCCCGGGCCCTGGCGGTCGCCGCCCGGCTGGAGATAGCGGACATCCTCGACGGGGGTTCGATGTCGTCCGCGGAGCTCGCCGAGCGCACCGAGACCGACCCGGACGTGCTCCACCGCCTGCTGCAGATGCTCACCGTGCCCGGTGTGCTGGAGCGGGACGGGGAGAAGTTCCGGCTGTCCGAGGCCTACGCCCCGCTGCGCGCCGACCACCCCATGACCCAGCGCCACTTCGCCATCCTCGCCGCCGAACTGTACGACGACGCCTTCGGCGGACTGATGCACACCGTCAAGACGGGACGGTCGGGCTTCCAGGAGGTCTTCGGGCAGTCGCTCTACGGCTACCTGGAGAACCACCCCGAGACGGCGGAGCTGTTCGACCAGGGAATGATCGACCTGGCCGTGCCGGTCGCCCAGTGCCTGCTCGGCGCCCACGACTTCAGCGGCGGGAAGACCGTCGTCGACGTCGGCGGCGGCAGCGGTGGCCTGCTGCCCGGCCTCCTGGCCGCCCACCCCGGCCTGCGGGGCACCGTCGCCGACCGGGCCAGCGTCTGCGCCCGCGGTCACGAGGCCCTGGACCGGGTCACCGACCAGAGCGTCCTCGAACGCATCACCTTCACGCCGAGCGACTTCTTCGCCGAGGTCCCCGCGGGCGCCGACCGCTACCTGCTGAAGAACGTGCTGCACGACTGGACGTACGACAACTGCGTCCGCATCCTGCGCACCGTCGCCACCGCGATGGCCGACAGCGCCGACGGCGCCCGGCTGCTGGTGGTGGAGCCGCTGGTGGAGAACGACATCGACGGCTGGCGGGCGATGTTCCAGGCGGTGGCCTGCGACGAGGGCACCATCGGCCTGGACGAGGCGGGCATGCGCCGCGCCCTGGAGGAGGCAGGCTTCACGGTGGAGTCCGTGGCGCAGCTGCCGACGGGGCACAAGGTCCTCGAGTCCTCCCTGCGTGCCGGATGA